The sequence below is a genomic window from Gymnogyps californianus isolate 813 chromosome 11, ASM1813914v2, whole genome shotgun sequence.
GGCTTTATCTAtgatatattttcagaaaataaatattgattGTTGTTGACATTACTTCTAATTCCCATAGGCTCTGGATCTTTTTTCCAACTTAACAGGAATTAAAACAGCATGACTCAAAGCACAGAATATAATTCAAAACAAGGAAGGATCTCATACACAGCTCTACAGAATAAACAGAATGTTGGTTGTTATGCTCTGGCAAATGTGTAAAGACTGTAATAGGAAACCATATTATTTAATACCTACTATATTGAGGGttattgcaaaaagaaaaagacttgtGCTTTGCCCTTTTaatccttgttttaaaattttcattctttaggataatattaaaaaatcccacaaaTTCTGAAGTGAGAAGAGACACCAAACAAGATAAAAGTTCTGTCCATTTCTGTCTTCTCAGGAATACCaaatcttatttttactttttctgttgttatagTCAGTCTGTAGGCTGACTCAGGATATGGCTAATTTCAGCCATGACTGCAGTACAGAGTAGAGATACTGGAGCTCCCTTTAAACTGGCTAGCAGTGCAGGTACCTGAAGCAGTGTAGCCATGGCAGCACAGAGCTCTGAGTGGCCTAATTACTCTGCCAAGAAATAAATGGATACTGGGAATTCCCTGGGGGGAAAGACGGTTGAATTGTTAACAAAAAGTTTTCCCCTGAGGCGTGTTAGTTAAATAGGTGTTAACAAGAGCCAAAAAAACTCAAGCTCCAACCTTAgaataaaaatgcctttgtcCTTTGGCACTGCTGATGTCCCAGTCCTTCCAATTCTCCTGCTGTCTATagagacaaaagaaagatgtgATTTCAATATCTGATGGAAAAcctaaaataaagcaaagctttaCTCCCAACTAAAATCTATACATAAGATCtccttaaaaagacaaaaataaaagtctcTCCTGGCTGGAAACACACAGAGCTCTCCTGGTGGCAATGGTGGGGTGGAGATGCTCAGGCATTCTGCCTCCATAGGACACTCATCAGGGTCAGTCCCCTGAGTTCCATGAGGAGCATGTTCAGACCTGGTGTTTAGTATGCCTGTAAAAATGGCAGGATATGTATGTAGTTAATGGGGAAGACcaagggaagaaacaaatgagAGCAAGATTTAGGGGAAAGGAATTTACTTCTGTTATCTCTTCTCCCACCAATCTTTCCTCATATGCAAGAGTGGACATGCATAGAGGAAGGTGAAAGGGCAATTTTACCAGTATGTTCACTTTCTTACAAGCCTAAAATgcacacagcatttttctgaaaatggagCCCAAGACTTCACTAAAATTGCACACAcgatgttttattttacaagttGGATCTATTTATTTAGATTCATAAGCTAAATTACATAAGCAAAATCCACATTATTTGGCTGAAACTCCCTTTGAGGTCAATGTGAGTTTAACTGCTTCAAGGACTGAAGTGTAAagtcatttcagaaaacatactGGTTTCTCCAGGTGGAGACCTTGGTGAGTATTGCCCAATCAGAATCTGTAGGCTTGTGCCCAGTCTGACAAAACGCTGTTTGCAACAGCCATGTGCTGAAATCGCTCTGTTTTGAGGAGACAGCCAGAAAATTGTGAGTTTGCTGTCTCATAACAGAGGCCAGTAAGTGGATGGTGTGTAGAGGCTAAAAGTTGCAATTTTATcacattaatttaaatgtgaaaaaacaacAGGACACTACTAAAATCCAAGctggttttcatttccaaatgtttaTAGGCTATAATTCAGATATACACACTCCATTTAGAGCTAGCCAAACTGATTCTACTTTTCTATGCAGGCAAAGAAGCAATAGAGGTGAAAATCCCACGGAGTCACCAGGATGTGATGCCCAACGATGAGCAGTAATTACTGCAGCAACACTTCAGCCAGCATGAGTGTCAACGAAATGTCTGCCTTCCCTCTGACTTTAGAGCAAAAAACTGGCTTTGCCTTTGTGGggattttgtgtgttttcttgggACTTCTAATTATCAGATGCTTCAAAATCTTGCTAGACCCCTACAGCAGTATGCCTTCTTCTACGTGGGAAGATGAAGTTGAGGGGTTGGATAAAGGAACATTTGAATATGCTCTTGCATGAAACCTCACAGAATACCCTGCCTTAAATTTGATGttgatttcattttggaaacCAACTGTTGTTACATTTGTTATACATACCTGCATTCTAGAGATATGTTGGTGGCTTccattttgttaaataaatatttgttgcAAACTCAAAAGGCACTTCatgttgcttttatttgagGAACAGTGGAATGGTAGATAAGAAAAGgttaacagcaaagaaatactACAATAAACAATTCACTAGAAAGTTATCATGGCcaaaaagtatttgaagaaTCAGACGATATCTGCCTCTTGAGAGGAGGATCTCATTTTTACTGTGTCTCATGATAGGCTGGAGAGAAAGGTGAAGGACAAAAGACAGGCTCATGAATGGTGAATGCTTAAGTGGTaactccctcccctcctcacctGACACAATTTTCTGAAGCTCAGAGACTGTGCTTGTATACTGAGAATACAAAAGTGGAGGACAACAAATGGTTGTGGCTCAGAGGAGGTGCCTGCAAGAGGTGTGTGTCCATGTTGCTGAGATGAGAGGAACAAGGGTTGGTCCACGCACTACCAATAATAACTAACAGGAAGGCTAAAGATCACATCAATTGCTAACTCACCTTTCACCTTCCAAGAAGAGCAGGTGCTGTACTACTGACTGTTTATAAGGAAAGTCTACGTTGCTTCTCCTGTGCGAAACTTGATGTGGTCCTCTGCAAACAGTGCGTAGCTCATATAAGAGTATTTTTTTGACAGGTCTCCCTTCTCCTACTCTACAGCAACAGAAAGTCAAACAGAATTAGTGGAAGGGAAACAAACATTAAGGAAATTTTTGATTCTACAAACATTCAGCAATACAAAACATATTACCTGCTCAGAACTCCAGTCTGAACCAACACCACCACAGTCCCAGTCCACCAGTGTCTCTCATATCGTTAAAAATTTtaggtgaaagagaaaaagtgaaTGTTAAGTAACCAATCTTACAGTCTAGCTGAATTGGTCAAGGCATGCCAATTTTTTACTCCACTTGGTTACAGAAGATGATTCAGTTTAAACTTAAGCTGTCTGGTtaacagctgccagcagcaattACACCAGCTTGgcaaagccaaagcagagaCAGTCATGCTGCATACCCATTTGTACCCAGCCCCTGAAAGGGACAGGGGTCCCGAGCTGACTGGAGTTCTCTGTACACTCCAGACCCTCTCCACAGCTGGTTCTTCTGTTTGTGCTCCTACGACTGTGCACAGTGTATGATCTGGACTGTCAAACTGAAGAATTGGTCATAGGAGATCCTATCAAGGCAGAAGAACTAACAGTGAAAGCAGAGACTCAAATCTGGGTATTCAAGGTCACCCTCATATACACAGCTGTTTAGCAAGTGTGACAGTACTTGACAGAAATTcaattcagtttttaagaagGTTGGTATTAGAATTTTAACCACTGTCACTTTTGCTAAACAGCTCTGCAACAAGGAGCAAAGACAAGGAGATCAGTTACAGCAGTTGGTTTCTTTTGCAtgtattctgaaaaatacatattgtcCCTTTTGCCCTATATACTAGGCAGAGGCAGCCAGTGGAACAGCAGACCTCAAGTGCCACTTGGAACATGAAGTACTTGATTGTACAGGGAAGGACATGAATCTCCTGTCTGAAGAATATAAGAGAGGAACAGCCAACGCTAATCTACACTGGTCCACTTGAATTACAAAACATAAACAATGTTGTGAATGTAAGAGCTTTTAAACTGTTTCAGATTCTGCATAAGAAAAAATGCCAGACCCTCAGAGATGCAGTATATTGCATTTATCCTAGTTAATTTAACCACAAAATCAAAGGTAGATATCAGTACGCTGATTCATGTGATCTGTTATTGCTGGATAGGATCATCCACTGCAGAGACCTGACACTGCCATTCTTTTTACATACACCTAATCAGCACAGCTGAGCTCTGTGCTGTCAGGTTAGAGTGCTGAAGGTACTTAAGTTATCTGGGTTAAATATAGTTCAGTTATCTCTAAACTAcacagcaaacacagcaaacatacccaaaaaaccccaataccATCTTACTACTATTGTTCTTGACCCAATCTATTGCTGGAAGCAATTACCAAATTCCCTTATGATTACAAAGCTTCATTATTTCCTGCCCGCCCTTCTCTGCAGCCCCAAAGACAAGGGAGTCATCCTTCCCAGAAAGAATACACAGAACATAATTTTTCGAagattttccttaaatataCAGAGTAAAACTTTGAATGGGGTTAGGAGCAAATGGTTCAAAAACGCACGTAGGACAAGGGGACCCACCAATGACTGATCTCGCTGACTTCACTGGAATCTCTTCTGCATAAAATGCGCTGAGCAGAAGCCTGAACTTGTTATCTCTGTTACTATAtatgcagaactgaaaaatagagAGATCATGATCTGTGCACAGAATCAGGCATAGCTGGGAGGGAAATGAAGAtaacaaaagtattttcaggCCCCCCTAGAAATTTTGCAATACCATAAACCCAGTAATTGTCATGGATAGGTACATTTGCTGGTTAATAGTTAACAAGCTAGAATGCCTCTCTAAATCACCAtctagaaatgttttgaaagagagGGATTGGATGGTCTATTCAGTATAttaagcaggagaaaaatctggCCAATAAGGCAGAGCCTGTAATGCCTCAAAGAGAGGGACACACTATATGCATGAATAAAAGAGGCAGATTGTCCTTCCCTAAGAACACAGGATTGAACGGTAAGTTAAATTATCCTGAATAAGGTAAACTTGATTATCTATGCATAATGCTAGAATACTAAACATAAAATTAATGGCAAATAACAGTTGAGACACCTCTGGAAATACACTGTGAAAATCAAAGTATTATTTTCAAGAACAGCAGAAAGGTAAGagacttttcttttcctagcaaAATAGTAATATTATGGAAATAAGACAGTGAAATTACAGAATCATTTTATTTGGTAGCAAAAGTCTGATTGTCATCAAAGAATCAGGATTTCATTCAGTCATGGAGATAGAAACGAACCTAGTTTCACTGACCTTAATGACAAAAGATTTGTTTTTGCTCCTTCATGCCTGAAGATGAAACACTTCCTTACAACTTTAAAAGGCTGAAGGAAGCAGAATACTATCTATGATCAGAAATGTGTAGTAGTAATAATATTGATCATCCAAACCCAGTAGaagtaaaataaactaaataaatgtaACATGTTGCTGTGAGGCTTACAAAACATTAAGCAGGAAAACCAACATAAATGTGAGAGGGTTATAAAGTGGTATCATAGCAGAGAAGTGACAGCAGAATATTATCTATAGCTGATGGAAGAAGTGAGAAAATATGCTTTAGCTATATCTTATACTGAAGATGGAGGACATTTGATTATCAGCTCTTCAAACTATAATTTTGATGTGATTTTAGAGAAAATGTATATTGCTGAGGTATAAATATTGATGCAGTATTTTATCTTTCAGTGTCAAAGGGCCAAATGCATTTCACAAAATCACTGAGaaatttaaattggaaaaaatctctggaggtcatccagTTAAACCTCTTGTGAAAACACAGAACTTCAAAAAATGCCTCTAATGGGCTTATTTACCCAGATTTTCAGTTCATATATTCctttatatagatatattttgtttctaaaactttctgcttttacatACACTTGCAGAGTTTCAATGTCTAAGCATGCTCTGTTTTAGTCAGTTTGAACAGACCTGGACTCCTACTGAATTATACAGGTCTATACAATCACACTCCCTTATCTCCTTACAAGTATGTTTCAAGACAAGGATTGCCATTGTTTCAATAGCTCATTTCAGGGCCATCTAGGCCGTCCTGTAAGTTGCTGCGGAGGTACTTAACCCACTAAAGGCCTTAAATATAAGTACCCCTTTTGctcttggggtttttgtttgcttgtttgtttttttgacGGGGTCTATGTGGGAAAGTGGAGGTGGGAAGCAGATTGTACAGCTATCGTATGTTCACCTCTCTATGGGCTGCCACTCAGAGGGAACTACACAGGCTAGAGGAACGGGCCAACAGGAATCTCATGACATTCAACGAGGACAAATGCAAATCCTGTACCTCGGACAGACTAAAACCCTGCACCATACAGGCTGGGGCCTCACTGGCAGGGAGCAACTCTCCTGCAAGGGACGTGGTGAGCAGCAGGCTACAGAGGAGTCAGCACCATGCCCTGGGAACAATGAAGGTGAACAGTGTCCTGGGCTGTGTTAACAGGACCATAGCCAGTAGACCAAGCAAAGTGATCATTCCCCTCTATTCAGCACTCATCAGACTGCACCTGGAACCCAGCTTCTAAGTTTGTCTACCTGTCCCCCCCACACCTGCCCACGTAAGAAAGATGTTGATAAACTTGTGTGTGTCTGatggagggccaccaagatggtcaggggTAGGAGCATTTGCCCTATAAGGAATTGGGGCTTGtttaagcagcagaagaaaaggcattAGGGGAACCTAAGCAGCCCCCTCAATACTTACGAGGAGGTTACTGACAAGGCAGAGCCACGCTCTTTACCGAGGTGCACAGCAGGAGAGTGATTGCTGATGGTCAGAGCGACACACGGAAGGTTCCAACTGgatatacaggaaaaaaaaaaacactttgagGACAATTAAGTATTAGAATAGGCTGACAAGGCAGGTTGTGGAATCTGTCCTTGGAGGA
It includes:
- the CTXN2 gene encoding cortexin-2; the protein is MSSNYCSNTSASMSVNEMSAFPLTLEQKTGFAFVGILCVFLGLLIIRCFKILLDPYSSMPSSTWEDEVEGLDKGTFEYALA